Within the Chloroflexota bacterium genome, the region CATTGAGATTGATCTGGATGAACGCAAATTGGCCGTTCGTCTGAGTGATGCGGAAATTCAGGCGCGGCTGGATGCACTGCCCGCGTTTGAGTCCGATATCAAAAGTTCCTGGCTGCGGCGTTATTCGCGTATGGTGACGAGCGCCAATCAGGGCGCTGTATTGGTGTAAGTAAGGAAACGGGTAATTTGGGATGCTCACTGAATGACGAATTCCGAATTACCGAAGACATTTTTTGAAGAGGAGAAGCAATTATGAAAAAAACTGGCGCAGAAATTTTGTGGGAATGTATGGTGCGCGAAGGTGTAGATGTTGCCTTTGGCTATCCCGGCGGTTCGATTATGCCGGTGCATGATGCCATGCTCAATTATCCAGTGCATCACGTGCTCACTCGCCATGAGCAAGGCGCCGCGCACATGGCAGATGGTTATGCCCGCGCATCTGGAAAAGTTGGGGTCGTTTTGGCAACCTCCGGTCCCGGGGCAACCAACCTGGTGACCGGGATTGCCACAGCAATGATGGACTCGTCACCGATGGTTTGTATCACCGGGCAGGTTCATTCTCATCTCATCGGCGGCGATGCCTTTCAGGAGACAGATGTCACCGGTATCACTTTACCAATTACCAAGCATAATTATTTAATTACGCGTGCCGATGAAGTCGCCCAGGTGGTGCGGGAAGCGTTCCATATTGCTCGCAGTGGCCGCCCCGGCCCGGTGCTGATTGATTTTTGCAAAAATGCGCAAATTGAAGTCACCGAGTTCGAATATCCCGAAGAAGTTTCGCTGCCGGGTTATAAACCGCCCAAACATGCCCCCGTAACTGATCTGGAAAAGGCCGTCAAACTGATTGAAAAAGCTGAGCGTCCGGTGATTTTGGCGGGACATGGTGTGCTAATGTCGGGCGCCATGGAAGAATTGCAGATGCTGGCTGTGAAAACGCAAACTCCTGTGACCATGACGCTGCTGGGATTGGGTGCCATGCCAGCTTCGCACGAACTTAGCCTGGGCATGATGGGGATGCACGGTGAAGCCTATGCCAACAACGCCATCCAAAATTCGGATTTGATTCTGGCGCTGGGGATGCGCTTCGATGACCGTGTGACTGGCAATCTGCGCACCTACGCGCCGCGCGCCCGCAAAATTCATGTAGAAATTGATCCTTCTGAAGTTCATAAAAACGTTACTGTGGATGTGCCTCTGGTGGGCGATTTGAAGACTGTACTCACCGATATGATTCCCATGCTCGATGAGTATGAGCATCAGGCATGGATGGAACAAATCGCGGCATGGAAAGCTGAAGCCGAAGATCGCAGCATTATGTCGTGGCCGGATGATGGCAAACTCTATACAGCGCACGCCATCCGCGCCTTGTGGAATGCGACCAATGGCGATTCGATTGTAGCCACCGGCGTTGGCCAGCATCAGATGTGGGCGGCGCAATATTACCACTTTGAACAGCCCTATCGCCTGGTGACTTCGGGCGGCGCGGGAACAATGGGCTTTGGATTGCCCTCTGCCATTGGAGCCTGGTTTGCCCACAAAGATAAAGAAGTTTGGCTGATCGATGGAGATGGCAGTTTCCAGATGACGCAGGCCGAACTCTCCACTGCCATGCAAGAAGGCGCTAACGTCAAGATTGCGATTATGAATAACAACTTCCTCGGAATGGTGCGCCAATGGCAGGAATTCTTCTTCGACAAGCGTTATGCAGCTACTCCGATGACCGGGCCTGACTTTACCAAGATTGCCGACGCGCATGGCATTCCGGCCCGGCTGGTGACTAAACCGGAGGAAGTCTTTGATGCGTTTACTTTTGCTCAGGAAACACCCGGCCCGGTTGTGCTGGAATTCCGTGTTGAAAAAGAAGAAGCCGTTTATCCGATGGTACCATCTGGCGCTGACCTGGACGATATGATCCGGCGACCGGTTCGCTAATTGTCTGGAAGGAGAATCTCATGCAACATACATTATTTGCCTTAGTTGAAAATAGACCCGGTGTGTTGAACCGGGTAGCATCTTTGTTCCGCCGTCGCAACTTCAATATCGAATCGCTCAATGTTGGGCGCACAGAGACCCCCGACATCTCGCGCATGACGATTGTGATGGATAGTAAAGATGTCGATGTGCGGATTGTAGAAGCTAATTTGTATAAATTAGTCAATGTAATTGATGTTCAGGATGTCACCAACCAACCTGCGGTAGCGCGTGATTTGGCGCTGATCAAGGTGAAAGCTGACCCGGAACACCGTGGTGAAATCACAAGTCTGGCCTCTATCTTCCGGGCAAAAATTGTCGATGTAGCCCCCGATTCGGTGATTGTGGAGATTGCAGGCACCGAAGACAAGATTGAGAGTTTGGTTGAGCTTTTGCGCCCCATTGGCATTTTGGAAATGGTGCGAACCGGTCAGGTTGCCATGATGCGTGGCACGGCCGCAGGTGTGCGCCATACACCAGGCGCGCATGGAAACGGGAATGGCAAGAGCCATTAGCAGTATTTAGTGATCAATAATTTGTGGAGATATTTTTTATGGCAACGATCTATTACGACAAAGATGCAAACCCTGAATTGATTAAGGGTAAAAAAGTGGCAGTGATCGGGTATGGCTCACAGGGTCATGCGCATAGCTTGAATTTGCACGATAACGGTGTGGACGTATGTGTAGGATTGCGCGAAGGTAGTTCCTCCTGGAAGAAGGCGGAAGGCGCGGGTGTGGCCGTCAAGCCGATTGCTGAAGCTGTTTCCTGGGCAGATACGGTGATGCTGCTCGCCCCCGATACGGCTCAGCCAGCGGTTTACGAGGAGCATATTGCCCCGAATTTGAAGGCTGGCAAAACGCTCATGTTTGCACACGGATTCAATATCCGCTTCGGGACGATTGCCCCGCCTGCTGACGTAGATGTTAGCATGGTCGCGCCAAAAGCTCCGGGACACCGCGTGCGCGAGGTCTTCACTGAAGGCGGCGGTACACCCTGTTTGGTGGCTGTATACCAGGATGCCAGCGGAAACGCCAAAGAAAACGCCCTGGCATATGCCTATGGCATTGGCGGGACGCGTGCCGGTGTATTGGAAACCACTTTTTCCGAAGAGACTGAAACCGATCTATTCGGCGAGCAGGCCGTGCTGTGTGGCGGCGTGACCGCGTTGGTCAAAGCCGGGTT harbors:
- the ilvN gene encoding acetolactate synthase small subunit is translated as MQHTLFALVENRPGVLNRVASLFRRRNFNIESLNVGRTETPDISRMTIVMDSKDVDVRIVEANLYKLVNVIDVQDVTNQPAVARDLALIKVKADPEHRGEITSLASIFRAKIVDVAPDSVIVEIAGTEDKIESLVELLRPIGILEMVRTGQVAMMRGTAAGVRHTPGAHGNGNGKSH
- the ilvC gene encoding ketol-acid reductoisomerase, whose protein sequence is MATIYYDKDANPELIKGKKVAVIGYGSQGHAHSLNLHDNGVDVCVGLREGSSSWKKAEGAGVAVKPIAEAVSWADTVMLLAPDTAQPAVYEEHIAPNLKAGKTLMFAHGFNIRFGTIAPPADVDVSMVAPKAPGHRVREVFTEGGGTPCLVAVYQDASGNAKENALAYAYGIGGTRAGVLETTFSEETETDLFGEQAVLCGGVTALVKAGFETLVEAGYQPELAYFEVLHELKLIVDLMYRGGMNYMRYSISDTAEHGDYTAGAKLITEETKHTMSQMLKEIQDGTYARGWIEENQKGRPWFNAKRRTEQDHLIEKVGAELREMMPFVNPVTIKPGE
- the ilvB gene encoding biosynthetic-type acetolactate synthase large subunit, whose protein sequence is MKKTGAEILWECMVREGVDVAFGYPGGSIMPVHDAMLNYPVHHVLTRHEQGAAHMADGYARASGKVGVVLATSGPGATNLVTGIATAMMDSSPMVCITGQVHSHLIGGDAFQETDVTGITLPITKHNYLITRADEVAQVVREAFHIARSGRPGPVLIDFCKNAQIEVTEFEYPEEVSLPGYKPPKHAPVTDLEKAVKLIEKAERPVILAGHGVLMSGAMEELQMLAVKTQTPVTMTLLGLGAMPASHELSLGMMGMHGEAYANNAIQNSDLILALGMRFDDRVTGNLRTYAPRARKIHVEIDPSEVHKNVTVDVPLVGDLKTVLTDMIPMLDEYEHQAWMEQIAAWKAEAEDRSIMSWPDDGKLYTAHAIRALWNATNGDSIVATGVGQHQMWAAQYYHFEQPYRLVTSGGAGTMGFGLPSAIGAWFAHKDKEVWLIDGDGSFQMTQAELSTAMQEGANVKIAIMNNNFLGMVRQWQEFFFDKRYAATPMTGPDFTKIADAHGIPARLVTKPEEVFDAFTFAQETPGPVVLEFRVEKEEAVYPMVPSGADLDDMIRRPVR